A genomic segment from Clostridium pasteurianum BC1 encodes:
- a CDS encoding peptidylprolyl isomerase: MRNVKKIVSFAIVGMLAVAISGCNMIAKTQQGILNSTVAQVNNEKITRGQLEDSWQMKSLISQIKQQYGNNYTSNDQAIAALKQQKQTILDQMVTETLFLQKAKELKLIPSDSELQSEVTKQYDSAKSQYKTDAEWKTALSQNGFTEQSLKDEIKRELTLNKVNDYITKNVKVTDKQIQDYYNANQTQFTTQPNKIHLAHILVATEAEANQVKTRIDKGEDFAKVAKEVSTDTGSKDNGGDLGDVEEANSGLDPTFLKAGMALKPGEVSQPVHTQFGWHVIKCITKTEYPVKKLDEVKSDIQTNLLNTAKQSEVQKTTDTWKKAAQIKQYPNNLQ; encoded by the coding sequence TTGAGGAACGTAAAGAAAATAGTGTCTTTTGCAATTGTTGGAATGCTTGCTGTAGCAATAAGTGGCTGTAATATGATAGCAAAGACGCAGCAAGGTATTTTAAATAGTACAGTGGCGCAAGTAAACAATGAAAAGATAACTAGAGGTCAACTAGAGGACAGTTGGCAGATGAAAAGTCTTATAAGTCAGATTAAGCAGCAATATGGCAATAACTATACCAGTAATGATCAGGCAATAGCAGCATTAAAGCAACAAAAGCAAACTATCTTAGATCAAATGGTTACAGAAACTTTATTCCTTCAAAAGGCAAAGGAATTAAAACTTATTCCTTCTGATTCTGAGTTACAATCTGAAGTTACTAAACAGTATGATTCTGCAAAGTCTCAGTACAAAACCGATGCTGAATGGAAGACTGCACTAAGTCAAAATGGTTTTACGGAACAATCCTTAAAGGATGAAATAAAAAGAGAACTAACACTTAATAAAGTTAATGATTATATAACTAAAAATGTAAAAGTAACAGATAAGCAAATTCAAGATTATTACAATGCAAATCAAACTCAATTTACTACTCAGCCTAACAAGATACATCTTGCACACATATTGGTAGCTACAGAAGCTGAGGCAAATCAGGTAAAAACTAGAATAGATAAAGGTGAAGATTTTGCAAAGGTAGCAAAGGAAGTATCTACTGATACAGGGAGTAAGGATAATGGTGGAGACTTAGGAGATGTAGAAGAGGCAAATTCAGGACTTGATCCTACATTCTTAAAGGCTGGAATGGCACTAAAGCCAGGAGAAGTATCACAACCGGTTCATACTCAATTTGGATGGCATGTAATAAAATGTATTACTAAGACAGAATATCCTGTTAAAAAACTTGATGAAGTAAAATCTGACATACAGACTAATTTGTTAAATACGGCTAAACAGTCTGAGGTACAAAAGACTACAGACACCTGGAAAAAAGCAGCACAAATTAAGCAGTATCCTAATAATCTACAATAA
- the spoVT gene encoding stage V sporulation protein T, protein MKATGIVRRIDDLGRVVIPKEIRRTLRIREGDPLEIFTDREGGVILKKYSPIGELSDFSKEYAESLNASSGHIVLISDKDNIISVSGGVKKEYLEKRVSDELEKVMDDRKLVNINDNDNKAIPLIEDEDTEGKYSAQIISPIIAEGDSIGAVIIMSKEDGVTFSQIEEKLGETASLFLGKQMEQ, encoded by the coding sequence ATGAAAGCAACTGGTATTGTTAGACGTATAGATGATCTAGGAAGGGTTGTAATACCAAAAGAGATAAGGAGAACTCTAAGAATTAGAGAAGGAGATCCTCTTGAAATATTTACAGACAGAGAAGGAGGAGTAATATTAAAGAAATATTCGCCAATTGGTGAATTAAGTGATTTCTCAAAGGAGTATGCTGAATCCTTAAATGCTTCCAGTGGGCATATAGTTCTCATATCTGATAAAGATAACATTATTTCTGTGAGTGGCGGGGTGAAAAAAGAATATTTAGAAAAACGCGTAAGTGATGAACTAGAAAAGGTTATGGATGATAGAAAACTCGTTAATATCAATGACAATGATAATAAAGCAATACCTCTAATAGAAGATGAAGATACTGAAGGAAAATATTCTGCACAGATAATTTCGCCTATTATAGCAGAAGGAGATTCTATTGGAGCGGTAATTATAATGTCTAAGGAAGATGGAGTAACTTTTAGTCAGATAGAAGAAAAATTGGGAGAGACAGCCTCTTTGTTTTTAGGGAAGCAAATGGAACAATAA
- the mazG gene encoding nucleoside triphosphate pyrophosphohydrolase, with protein MINIVGLGPGSLESLTMGAIQIIKQNSNIFLRTIKHPTVKFLKDEGLDFLTYDGKYEQAENFDEVYSSIAEDLLKQHELLGNIVYAVPGHPLVAEKSVNILLKLCKDRKIQVNILPAVSFIDAVMEALEIDPIEGIKVIDAFDINNQIMDKRIGTIITQVYNNFIASEVKLALLNYYRDDTEIYFVRSAGIKNDESIRKILLYELDRQQDIDYLTSIYIPKDLNNNKDFYDLVNIMDILRGENGCPWDKKQNHDSIKRGLIEESYEVLEAIDKKDENMIVEELGDVLFQIIFHSQIGKEDGYFNVNDVIEGICNKMVDRHPHIFGNEIADTSEAVIDRWDQIKMKEQKLTNHADELKHIAKNLPALIRAEKVQKKAAKIGFDWDKVEEAMDKVLEELNEVKDVYKGSNRDKILEEVGDLAFSVVNVSRFLDIDPENALNYTIDKFIRRFEFIELKAKEMNIILEDMTLGEMDKLWNEAKSLKI; from the coding sequence ATGATTAATATAGTGGGTTTGGGTCCAGGATCTTTAGAATCATTGACTATGGGTGCAATACAAATAATAAAACAAAATAGTAATATATTTTTAAGGACAATAAAGCATCCTACAGTTAAATTTTTAAAGGATGAGGGACTTGATTTTTTGACCTATGATGGTAAATATGAGCAGGCTGAAAATTTTGATGAAGTATATAGTTCTATTGCTGAAGATTTATTAAAGCAGCATGAGCTACTAGGAAATATTGTTTATGCTGTACCAGGCCATCCATTAGTAGCTGAAAAATCAGTTAATATTTTATTAAAGCTCTGTAAGGACAGAAAAATACAAGTTAATATATTACCAGCTGTAAGTTTTATTGATGCTGTAATGGAGGCACTAGAGATAGATCCAATAGAGGGTATTAAGGTAATAGATGCCTTTGATATAAATAATCAAATTATGGATAAGAGAATAGGAACTATAATAACTCAGGTCTACAATAATTTCATAGCATCTGAGGTTAAACTCGCTTTGCTAAATTATTATAGAGATGATACTGAAATTTATTTTGTAAGATCAGCGGGAATAAAAAATGATGAAAGTATAAGGAAAATATTGTTGTATGAGCTGGATCGTCAACAGGATATAGACTATCTTACATCTATATATATACCAAAAGATTTAAATAATAATAAAGACTTTTATGATTTAGTTAATATTATGGATATTTTAAGGGGAGAAAATGGATGCCCTTGGGATAAAAAGCAAAATCATGATTCCATAAAGAGAGGTCTTATAGAAGAGAGTTATGAAGTATTGGAAGCTATAGATAAAAAGGATGAAAATATGATAGTGGAGGAACTGGGAGATGTCCTCTTTCAGATTATATTTCATTCACAGATAGGGAAAGAAGATGGCTATTTTAATGTGAATGATGTGATTGAAGGTATATGTAATAAAATGGTTGATAGACATCCACATATATTTGGTAATGAAATTGCAGATACTTCAGAGGCTGTGATTGATAGATGGGATCAAATTAAAATGAAAGAGCAAAAATTAACTAACCATGCAGATGAATTAAAGCATATAGCAAAAAATTTACCAGCACTCATAAGAGCAGAGAAAGTACAGAAAAAGGCAGCTAAAATTGGATTTGATTGGGATAAAGTTGAAGAGGCTATGGATAAGGTTTTAGAAGAATTAAATGAAGTAAAAGATGTATATAAAGGTAGTAATAGGGATAAAATATTAGAAGAAGTGGGCGATTTAGCATTTAGTGTAGTAAATGTTTCAAGATTCCTTGACATTGACCCTGAAAATGCTTTAAATTATACTATAGATAAATTCATTAGACGCTTTGAATTCATTGAACTAAAGGCAAAGGAAATGAATATTATTTTAGAGGATATGACACTTGGCGAAATGGATAAATTATGGAATGAAGCAAAATCTCTAAAAATCTAA
- the yabP gene encoding sporulation protein YabP, with protein sequence MEVKVEDKKSNLVLENRKKLSITGVNEVVSFNDEIIILNTNLGALTIKGNELKMNKLDVENGDMKITGSINSFAYTGNQSRKNNESIIARLFR encoded by the coding sequence ATGGAAGTAAAAGTTGAAGATAAAAAAAGTAATTTAGTGCTTGAAAATAGAAAAAAATTGTCCATTACAGGTGTAAATGAAGTAGTCAGTTTTAATGACGAAATTATAATATTAAATACTAATTTGGGGGCACTGACAATAAAAGGTAATGAGCTGAAGATGAATAAGTTAGATGTAGAAAATGGAGATATGAAAATTACCGGATCAATAAATTCCTTTGCATATACAGGCAATCAAAGTAGAAAAAATAATGAAAGTATAATAGCTAGACTATTTAGGTGA
- the pth gene encoding aminoacyl-tRNA hydrolase translates to MYLIVGLGNPGKEYEKTRHNVGFDILDLMCDKYNINMNRTKFKGVYGEGKIEQEKVIFLKPTTFMNLSGESVKEVCDFYKIQSENVIIIYDDISLDVGRMRIRKSGSAGGHNGIKNIIFNLSTEVFPRIKVGVGISKGDLISHVLGRFNQDDRVEVEKVFSAVIDAVDCIITKGICEAMNNFNGLKV, encoded by the coding sequence GTGTACCTAATAGTTGGACTGGGCAACCCTGGTAAAGAATATGAGAAAACAAGGCATAATGTAGGGTTTGATATTTTAGATTTGATGTGTGATAAGTATAATATTAATATGAACAGGACAAAATTTAAAGGAGTGTATGGAGAAGGGAAAATAGAGCAAGAAAAAGTAATTTTTTTAAAACCTACTACTTTTATGAACTTAAGTGGAGAGAGTGTTAAAGAGGTTTGTGATTTTTATAAAATACAAAGTGAAAATGTAATAATAATATATGATGATATCAGTCTTGATGTTGGAAGAATGAGAATAAGAAAAAGTGGCAGTGCTGGCGGTCACAATGGTATAAAAAACATAATATTTAATCTTTCTACAGAGGTATTTCCAAGAATTAAGGTAGGGGTAGGTATATCTAAAGGAGATTTAATAAGTCATGTTCTTGGAAGATTTAATCAAGATGATAGAGTAGAGGTTGAAAAAGTATTTAGTGCAGTAATTGATGCGGTAGATTGCATAATAACAAAAGGTATCTGTGAGGCCATGAATAATTTTAATGGTCTCAAGGTTTAG
- a CDS encoding RNA-binding S4 domain-containing protein, protein MRLDKYLKISRIIKRRTVAKEACESGRVFINGKLAKPSSEVNEEDIIEIKYSEKVLKAKIMNISNHVLKENANQMYEIISDKKDN, encoded by the coding sequence ATGAGATTAGATAAGTACCTGAAGATATCAAGAATAATAAAAAGAAGAACGGTGGCAAAAGAAGCTTGTGAAAGTGGTAGAGTTTTTATAAATGGAAAGTTAGCAAAACCAAGTTCAGAAGTAAATGAAGAAGATATTATAGAGATTAAGTATTCTGAAAAGGTGCTAAAAGCAAAGATAATGAATATTTCAAATCATGTTCTTAAAGAAAATGCAAATCAAATGTATGAAATTATTTCAGATAAGAAAGATAATTAA
- the mfd gene encoding transcription-repair coupling factor, which produces MRFRGLIQPLRESREFINILYNINKNKFPIGISGLSESARSYFVYSLYEEINAPFVVVTDNDVEAKKLYEDLSLYLSNVYYFPTKDVVFYNVDAISGDLRWERIKIIKEMLLKGRKIIVTSIEAFSSYYSPVELYKKYTFNIGLGDAINLDKFSKELILSGYERVETVDSKGQFSIRGGIFDIFPPISNMPYRIEFFGDEIESIRTFNTGSQRSIEKVTKVDIFPAKEIILEESNIERGYNLIKEELSVVVENLKEKKDKEAKGKISGIINRNLEALRESSTFETIDSFLPFFYDKPSTFFDFIQDSIIIIADDLRCKGKLSSVFFEFQENYKAFLERGDILPGQGELLFPEKEIYEVLNSSKIINITGIEKSKGFLKNTYDESFREITLSNFGGVLEVLINEIKDKKDKGYKTVILCGSKPRGERLVNTLRDRGIESNYRDEIQSIQFGEIVITFGSLNKSFEYPDLKLCVISDKEIFGESKRKSKKKIQKGVSKIKSFAELKPGDYIVHVNHGIGVYKGIKQLEVEGHKKDYLELTYTGDDKLFVPVEQLDLVQKYIGSDGNSPKVSKLGGNEWTKAKNKVKKSINEIAEELVKLYAVRSTLNGYTYSKDTIWQKQFEDEFPYDETPDQLSAIEDIKHDMEIGKVMDRLLCGDVGYGKTEVAVRTAFKAVMDGKQVAFLVPTTILAEQHYTNLKKRFSDFPVKIDMISRFRTSAQQKVTIKALKEGNVDVLIGTHRILQKDVQFKDLGLLIVDEEQRFGVTHKEKIKNLKKNIDVLTLTATPIPRTLHMSLTGVRDISVMETPPEERYPVQTYVVEYNDQLIRDAVMRELNRDGQVFFVYNRVETINDMAAKLTKLIPEAKVAVAHGQMTERELETEMLGFMNKEYDILLCTTIIETGIDIQNVNTMIIYDADKMGLSQLYQLRGRVGRTNRIAYAYFTYRKDKVLTEIAEKRLKAIKEFTELGSGFKIAMRDLEIRGAGNMMGSAQHGHMASIGYDLYCRMLEDAIKQYKGDVEKEPIETSIELKIDAYIPNSYIENEVQKIEIYKKIASIESKEEFFDIQEELEDRYSDIPISVANLMHIAYIKSLAKKVGIIDIKDKKDFVNFKFYDKNRITDKLVKSLIKDYNRSIVFRLEDKPIIVYNLRNSKRENLLINLTELLEYIISIVETK; this is translated from the coding sequence ATGAGGTTTAGGGGGCTTATTCAGCCTTTAAGAGAAAGTAGAGAATTTATAAATATACTATACAATATAAATAAAAATAAGTTCCCAATTGGAATATCAGGGTTATCTGAGTCGGCAAGAAGTTATTTTGTTTACAGCTTATATGAAGAAATAAATGCTCCTTTTGTTGTTGTAACGGATAATGATGTGGAGGCAAAAAAGTTATATGAGGATTTATCCTTATATTTATCAAATGTTTATTATTTTCCAACTAAAGATGTAGTTTTTTATAATGTTGATGCAATTTCTGGTGATTTAAGATGGGAAAGAATAAAAATCATAAAAGAAATGCTTCTAAAGGGAAGAAAGATAATAGTAACTTCAATTGAAGCTTTTTCATCTTATTATTCCCCAGTAGAATTGTATAAGAAATATACATTTAATATTGGCCTTGGTGATGCTATTAATTTAGACAAATTCAGTAAAGAACTTATTTTATCTGGCTATGAAAGAGTAGAAACTGTAGATAGTAAAGGGCAGTTTTCTATAAGAGGGGGTATATTTGATATATTTCCGCCTATATCTAATATGCCTTATAGGATTGAGTTTTTTGGAGATGAAATTGAATCCATAAGAACTTTTAATACAGGATCTCAGAGGAGCATTGAGAAAGTAACTAAAGTGGATATATTTCCAGCAAAAGAAATTATTTTAGAGGAAAGTAATATTGAACGAGGATATAATTTAATAAAAGAAGAACTTTCTGTAGTAGTAGAAAATCTTAAAGAAAAAAAAGATAAAGAAGCTAAAGGGAAAATATCTGGTATAATAAATAGGAATTTAGAAGCATTAAGGGAATCTTCAACCTTTGAAACCATAGATAGCTTTTTGCCATTCTTCTATGATAAGCCATCTACATTCTTTGATTTTATTCAGGATTCAATAATAATAATTGCAGATGATTTAAGATGTAAGGGCAAGTTAAGCAGTGTATTCTTTGAATTTCAGGAAAATTATAAAGCTTTCCTTGAGAGAGGAGATATATTACCAGGTCAAGGTGAACTGCTTTTTCCAGAAAAAGAAATTTATGAGGTGCTGAATAGCAGCAAAATAATTAATATAACTGGTATTGAAAAATCTAAAGGTTTTCTCAAAAATACCTATGATGAAAGTTTTAGAGAAATAACCTTAAGTAATTTTGGTGGAGTCCTTGAAGTGCTTATAAATGAAATTAAGGATAAGAAGGATAAAGGATATAAAACAGTTATATTGTGTGGAAGTAAACCCAGAGGAGAAAGATTAGTAAATACACTTAGAGATAGAGGTATAGAGAGTAATTATAGAGATGAAATACAAAGTATACAATTTGGAGAGATTGTCATCACTTTTGGAAGCCTTAATAAAAGTTTTGAATATCCTGATTTGAAGCTTTGTGTTATTTCAGACAAAGAAATTTTTGGTGAATCAAAAAGAAAGTCAAAAAAGAAAATTCAAAAAGGTGTAAGTAAGATAAAGAGTTTTGCTGAGCTGAAACCAGGAGATTATATAGTTCATGTTAATCATGGAATAGGTGTATATAAGGGAATAAAACAGCTTGAAGTTGAAGGACACAAAAAAGATTACCTGGAACTAACCTACACTGGTGATGATAAATTATTTGTTCCAGTGGAACAACTTGATCTGGTACAAAAATATATAGGTAGTGATGGGAATTCTCCAAAAGTAAGTAAACTTGGTGGTAATGAGTGGACTAAAGCCAAAAACAAAGTTAAAAAATCAATTAATGAGATTGCTGAGGAACTAGTTAAATTGTATGCAGTAAGGTCTACTTTAAACGGGTATACCTATTCAAAAGATACTATCTGGCAAAAACAATTTGAAGATGAGTTTCCCTATGATGAAACTCCAGATCAACTAAGTGCTATAGAAGATATAAAGCATGATATGGAAATTGGTAAAGTTATGGATAGGCTTTTGTGTGGTGATGTGGGCTATGGTAAGACGGAAGTTGCAGTTAGAACAGCTTTCAAAGCGGTAATGGATGGAAAACAAGTGGCATTTTTAGTTCCAACTACTATACTTGCAGAACAACATTATACAAATTTAAAAAAAAGATTTTCTGATTTTCCTGTAAAAATAGATATGATAAGTAGATTTAGGACCTCTGCTCAGCAAAAGGTTACAATAAAAGCTTTAAAAGAGGGAAATGTAGATGTACTTATTGGTACTCATAGAATACTGCAAAAGGATGTTCAGTTTAAGGATCTTGGACTTTTAATTGTAGATGAAGAACAAAGATTTGGAGTAACACATAAGGAAAAAATTAAAAATCTGAAGAAGAACATAGATGTGTTAACATTGACAGCCACACCTATACCTAGGACCCTTCATATGTCACTTACAGGGGTAAGAGATATAAGTGTAATGGAAACGCCTCCAGAAGAGAGATATCCAGTGCAAACTTATGTAGTAGAATACAATGATCAACTTATAAGAGATGCCGTTATGAGAGAACTTAATAGAGATGGACAGGTGTTTTTTGTATATAATAGAGTAGAAACCATAAATGATATGGCAGCAAAATTGACAAAATTAATTCCGGAAGCTAAGGTAGCAGTGGCACATGGGCAGATGACAGAAAGAGAATTGGAAACAGAAATGCTAGGCTTTATGAATAAAGAATATGATATACTTTTATGTACTACTATAATTGAAACTGGTATTGATATTCAGAATGTTAACACAATGATCATATACGATGCAGATAAGATGGGATTATCTCAGCTTTATCAGCTTAGAGGGAGAGTGGGGAGAACAAACAGGATAGCTTATGCTTATTTTACATATAGAAAGGATAAGGTATTAACTGAAATAGCAGAAAAGAGGCTAAAAGCAATAAAGGAATTTACTGAGCTTGGTTCAGGCTTTAAAATTGCCATGCGAGATTTAGAGATAAGAGGAGCAGGTAACATGATGGGATCAGCTCAGCACGGCCATATGGCGTCAATTGGATATGATTTATATTGCAGGATGCTTGAGGATGCTATAAAGCAGTATAAAGGCGATGTAGAGAAAGAACCTATTGAAACCTCTATCGAACTCAAAATAGATGCATATATACCAAATTCTTACATAGAAAACGAGGTACAAAAAATAGAAATTTATAAGAAAATTGCATCTATTGAATCAAAGGAGGAGTTCTTTGACATACAGGAAGAACTAGAAGATAGATATTCAGATATACCTATTTCTGTTGCTAATTTAATGCATATTGCTTATATTAAATCATTAGCAAAAAAAGTTGGTATAATTGATATTAAGGATAAAAAGGATTTTGTAAACTTTAAGTTTTATGATAAAAATAGAATTACTGATAAGTTGGTGAAAAGTTTAATTAAAGATTACAATAGAAGTATAGTTTTTAGATTAGAAGATAAACCTATAATTGTATATAATTTAAGGAATTCAAAACGAGAAAATCTATTAATTAATTTGACTGAATTGCTAGAATATATAATATCTATAGTTGAAACAAAATAA
- a CDS encoding putative polysaccharide biosynthesis protein — MKKQSLIRGTVILGMAGIVAKFLGIFFRWPLIMLIGDEGIGYYQMSYPMYMFFIATASGIPVAISKLVSERNAVGDRDGANLVLRKALVLMIIIGGGFTAFILIFSNKLIIFLNWDRKSYYSLIAIAFAPLFISIVSAFRGFFQGMQNMNPTAISQIFEQLGRVMVGVGLAYILLPRGIEYSAGGAAFGAVAGAVAAGIYLIGKYINVRKEFKIVKHKKNYEIMSKLLYIAIPISLGSAVSSIMGLLDSIIVPQKLIMAGFNYKEATILYGQLTGKAFVLVNVPLTLSIALCASLVPIISEAYILNRRQEVIHKLHLAIKVSMVIAIPSLCGLFFMARPILNLIFPGHGDGYLILKYLSICIPFIVLAQTCTAVLQGVGKYFYPVINLFFGCIVKVTITLYLVQMPEINIYGAVIGTIFGYMTAAMLNIRLVKKYLNVKINFYESIIKPAYASIIMVIAVVFIYLNVYNNTMSNSIACFVAIFLGVIIYLILILLFGIFSYSQIKRRIGRRKL, encoded by the coding sequence ATGAAAAAGCAATCGCTTATTAGAGGAACTGTTATTTTGGGAATGGCAGGTATTGTAGCTAAATTTTTAGGGATATTTTTTAGATGGCCGCTTATAATGTTAATAGGTGATGAAGGTATTGGATATTATCAGATGTCATATCCTATGTACATGTTTTTTATAGCCACTGCATCAGGTATACCTGTAGCTATTTCAAAATTGGTTTCTGAGAGAAATGCAGTAGGGGATAGAGATGGGGCAAATCTAGTACTTAGAAAAGCACTTGTTCTTATGATTATCATTGGAGGGGGATTTACAGCCTTTATTCTGATATTTAGTAATAAATTAATAATTTTTTTGAATTGGGATAGGAAATCCTATTACTCATTAATTGCTATTGCTTTTGCACCACTATTTATATCTATAGTAAGTGCTTTTAGGGGATTTTTTCAAGGTATGCAAAATATGAATCCCACGGCTATATCTCAAATATTTGAACAATTAGGAAGAGTAATGGTTGGAGTTGGACTTGCATATATATTATTACCTAGAGGAATAGAATATTCCGCAGGCGGGGCTGCTTTTGGAGCAGTGGCTGGTGCTGTAGCTGCTGGAATATATTTAATAGGTAAATATATTAATGTTCGAAAGGAATTTAAAATTGTTAAACATAAAAAAAATTATGAAATAATGAGTAAATTATTATATATAGCAATTCCTATTTCTCTTGGATCAGCAGTGAGTAGTATTATGGGATTACTTGATTCCATAATTGTTCCTCAGAAACTTATTATGGCAGGATTTAACTATAAAGAGGCGACTATACTTTACGGACAACTTACTGGTAAAGCATTTGTATTAGTTAATGTACCATTAACATTATCTATAGCTCTATGTGCATCACTAGTACCAATAATATCAGAAGCATATATATTGAACAGAAGGCAAGAAGTTATACATAAACTTCATTTAGCTATAAAAGTATCAATGGTTATTGCAATACCATCTTTATGTGGATTATTTTTTATGGCCAGGCCTATATTAAATTTAATATTTCCAGGTCATGGAGATGGCTATTTGATTTTAAAATACTTAAGTATTTGTATACCGTTCATAGTACTTGCTCAAACTTGTACTGCCGTATTGCAGGGAGTTGGCAAGTATTTCTATCCTGTAATAAACTTGTTTTTCGGATGTATTGTTAAGGTTACTATAACTCTATATTTAGTTCAAATGCCTGAAATAAATATATACGGAGCAGTAATAGGAACTATATTTGGATATATGACAGCAGCCATGCTTAATATAAGACTTGTTAAAAAATACTTAAATGTAAAAATTAACTTTTATGAAAGTATAATAAAACCAGCCTATGCATCTATAATTATGGTAATCGCAGTTGTATTTATTTATTTAAATGTCTATAATAATACAATGAGTAATAGTATAGCTTGTTTTGTGGCTATATTTTTAGGTGTTATTATATATTTAATTTTAATATTGTTGTTTGGAATATTTAGTTATAGTCAAATAAAGAGGAGAATAGGTAGAAGAAAGTTATAG
- a CDS encoding HU family DNA-binding protein, whose translation MYILNFKEVTKVNKAELITSIAEKSNLTKKDAEIALKGFIESIEEALEKGEKVQLVGFGTFETRERAERKGRNPRSKEEITIPASTVPVFKAGKEFKDRVNK comes from the coding sequence ATGTATATTCTTAATTTTAAGGAGGTAACAAAAGTGAATAAAGCAGAATTAATTACAAGTATAGCTGAAAAAAGTAATTTAACAAAGAAAGATGCAGAAATAGCTCTAAAAGGATTTATAGAAAGTATTGAAGAAGCTCTTGAAAAGGGTGAGAAAGTTCAATTAGTTGGATTCGGTACATTTGAAACAAGAGAAAGAGCTGAAAGAAAAGGAAGAAATCCAAGATCTAAAGAAGAGATAACTATACCTGCTTCAACAGTTCCAGTATTCAAAGCTGGAAAAGAATTTAAGGACAGAGTAAATAAATAA